One window from the genome of Malus domestica chromosome 01, GDT2T_hap1 encodes:
- the LOC103406326 gene encoding ACT domain-containing protein ACR9-like translates to MPTPDGRVLDLFFITDCLELLHTKQRRDDICEHLMAALGEYCITCELKLPGPEYESLQGNSSLPPAIADELFSYQLKDEEAYPKALTQNMGTVNKTSITVDNSLSPFHTVLQIQCVDRNGLFYDIMRTSKDCNIQIAYGRFSSPVKGFRNLDLFIQQTNGKKLVDPEVQVALCNHLKEEMVHPLRVIVANRGPETELLVANPVELSGKGRPLVFYNVTLALKQLGVSIFAAEIVRNSTSVCQWEIYRFLLDDSREFPLVSKQNRSNIVERVRRTLLGW, encoded by the exons ATGCCGACCCCGGATGGCCGAGTTTTGGACCTCTTCTTCATCACAGATTGCTT GGAGTTGTTACACACAAAACAGAGAAGAGACGACATATGTGAGCATCTGATGGCTGCTTTAGGAGAGTACTGCATCACCTGTGAGCTTAAGTTGCCTGGACCTGAGTATGAAAGTCTGCAGGGGAATTCTTCTCTTCCACCAGCCATTGCTGACGAATTATTTAGCTATCAGCTGAAGGATGAGGAGGCTTATCCAAAAGCTCTCACCCAGAACATGGGAACGGTGAACAAGACCAGTATTACAGTGGATAATTCATTGAGCCCTTTTCATACGGTGCTGCAAATACAGTGTGTTGATCGGAATGGCCTCTTTTATGACATTATGAGGACTTCCAAGGACTGCAATATTCAG ATTGCCTATGGTAGATTCTCTTCACCTGTGAAAGGCTTCCGAAATTTGGACCTATTTATTCAGCAGACAAATGGAAAAAAGCTTGTTGATCCTGAAGTTCAGGTTGCATTGTGTAATCATTTAAAGGAGGAGATGGTTCACCCACTGAGAGTGATCGTTGCCAACAGGGGCCCAGAAACTGAACTCTTAGTTGCTAATCCAGTTGAGTTATCTGGAAAGGGGAGGCCCCTCGTATTCTACAATGTTACTCTAGCACTGAAACAATTGGGAGTATCTATTTTTGCG GCTGAAATTGTAAGGAATTCAACTTCAGTTTGCCAGTGGGAAATCTACCGATTTCTTTTGGATGATAGTCGTGAATTTCCATTGGTAAGCAAACAAAATAGGAGTAATATTGTAGAGAGAGTTAGAAGAACCCTCTTGGGCTGGTGA
- the LOC103406327 gene encoding histone H4, which produces MSGRGKGGKGLGKGGAKRHRKVLRDNIQGITKPAIRRLARRGGVKRISGLIYEETRGVLKIFLENVIRDAVTYTEHARRKTVTAMDVVYALKRQGRTLYGFGG; this is translated from the coding sequence ATGTCAGGACGCGGAAAGGGAGGCAAGGGCCTGGGCAAGGGCGGAGCGAAACGGCACCGTAAGGTCCTCCGCGACAACATCCAGGGCATCACCAAGCCGGCGATTCGGAGGCTGGCCAGAAGAGGCGGGGTGAAGAGAATCAGCGGGCTAATCTACGAGGAGACCAGAGGCGTCCTCAAGATCTTCTTGGAGAACGTGATCCGTGACGCTGTGACGTACACCGAGCACGCCCGCAGGAAGACGGTCACCGCCATGGACGTCGTCTATGCTCTCAAGAGGCAGGGTAGGACCCTCTACGGATTCGGGGGTTAA
- the LOC139189322 gene encoding uncharacterized protein yields the protein MNPAKCAFGVSAGNFLGFLVHHRGIEVDENKARVIINAPPPTTKKQLQSLLGQINFLRRFIANSVGKMKAFSTLLKLKDSGKFVWNDEHQAAFTQIKVSLTNPHVLVPPRRGKPLKLYISAADESIGFLLAQDNDAGREQAIFYLSRNLSQPEINYPAVEKLCLAVFFAASKLRHYMLPSVTQVIAQTDVIRYMLTRPIVKGRIGKWTMALSEFSLQYVAQKAVKGQTLADFLAQHPSPYGFGGNDVEIGMVQTRDNHWTMYFDGSSTSSSAGVGIVIQSPNHDRWLFSLKLDFEYTNNQAEYEALIVGLGILHDLRATRALVLGDSELVINQLNGSFRCMSCTLALYHMIASYLAESFDDITFKHISRSHNTDADELAQIASGAQLLGGKLGREIPVLRQLYPVLVNQQVLQRDNVIRTRVMSLPSLLDRDDPVDVCAVEAVPDDWRKPIMQYLDNPNGKHDRKTRVHATNYVMYQNELYRKGEDGLLLLCLDP from the coding sequence atgaatcctgccaagtgtgccttcggcgtatcggccgggaattttcttggCTTTCTTGTGCAtcaccgtgggattgaagtcgatgagaaTAAGGCCCGTGTAATCATCAATGCCCCACCCCCAACGACGAAGAAACAACTCCAGTCCTTACTCGGACAGATCAATTTCCTCCGCCGATTTATTGCCAACTCAGTaggtaaaatgaaagcgttctctacgcttttgaaactcaaggattcaggtaaatttgtgtggaacgacgagcatcaggcggcgtttacgcaaatcaaagtctccctcacgaACCCACATGTCCTGGTTCCTCCTCGGCGCGGTAAGCCTCTTAAACTCTATATCTCGGCGGCCGACGAGTCCATCGGCTTCCTCCTTGCGCAAGATAACGACGCCGGACGAGAGCAGGCTATTTTTTATCTCAGCCGCAATCTCAGTCAACCGGAGATCAATTATCCAGCCGTCGAGAAGCTGTGCCTGGCCGTGTTTTTCGCCGCTTCCAAGCTTCGACATTATATGCTCCCATCAGTTACCCAAGTCATTGCTCAGACCGACGTCATCCGCTACATGCTCACCCGACCAATCGTAAAGGGCCGCATTGGGAAATGGACCATGGCACTGTCCGAATTTAGCTTGCAGTACGTAGCCCAGAAAGCTGTCAAGGGCCAGACACTGGCTGATTTCCTTGCTCAACATCCCTCCCCATACGGTTTTGGGGGCAACGACGTTGAAATCGGCATGGTTCAGACGCGCGACAACCactggacgatgtactttgacGGCTCCAGTACGTCATCTTCGGCGGGTGTGGGAATTGTCATTCAATCCCCGAACCACGATCGCTGGTTATTTTCGCTTAAGTTGGATTTCGAATACACCAACAATCaagccgaatacgaagccctaatCGTCGGCCTTGGAATTCTTCATGACCTGCGGGCAACCCGCGCCCTCGTCCTCGGCGACTccgaacttgtgattaaccaactcaatggttcttttcgttgcatgagttgtaccctggcgCTTTACCACATgatcgccagctatttggccgagtcatTCGACGATAttacatttaaacatatttcccggagtcataataccgacgcagacgaaTTGGCTCAAATTGCCTCCGGCGCACAACTCTtagggggcaagctaggccgagaaatacccGTGTTGCGACAGCTATATCCGGTCTTGGTTAACCAACAAGTCCTCCAGCGCGACAACGTGATACGTACAAgagtcatgtccttaccttcgttgttagatcgaGACGACCCTGTGGACGTTTGTGCCGTCGAGGcagtaccagatgattggagaaagcccattatgcagtacctcgACAATCCCAATGGTAAACACGATCGCAAGACAAGAgttcacgccacgaactatgtcatgTATCAGAACGAGTTATACCGAAAaggcgaagatggtttgttattaCTATGCCTCGACCCCTAA